One genomic segment of Methanothermobacter wolfeii includes these proteins:
- the lysA gene encoding diaminopimelate decarboxylase: protein MFPDIDVNDKGHLTIGGADAVDLADRYGTPLYVIDEMRIRDNYRRLYRAFSERYSRFQIFYACKANTGLAVMRILEEEGSGIDAVSPGEIYTSLMAGFEPERILYTGNNVTDSELRFAVDAGVMINVDSRSQLRRLAEIAPEGLRISFRVNPLVGAGHHEHCITGGEMSKFGIMESEAAEVYSLAVDMGFEPVGIHAHIGSGILDPEPFMLAVESLMDIAGRVSEESGVEFDFIDFGGGLGIPYRPEEEPLDIEEFASRITGLFREKLSEYGLGKPVMCLEPGRYIVGDASYLLTRVNTVKESYRRFAGVDAGFNTLLRPAMYGSYHHILVADRPLDEAVEEIDIAGNVCESGDLFARDRKLPEIHEGDVLAVMNAGAYAFSMASQYNSRPRPAEVLVRDGESEVVRERETFADLLSKQTVPPRLLKR from the coding sequence ATGTTTCCTGATATTGATGTTAATGATAAGGGACATCTTACAATTGGCGGTGCGGACGCCGTCGACCTTGCGGATAGGTATGGCACACCCCTCTATGTGATTGATGAGATGAGGATAAGGGATAACTACAGGAGACTCTACAGGGCCTTCTCAGAGAGATACTCAAGGTTCCAGATATTCTATGCATGCAAGGCCAACACAGGCCTGGCCGTCATGAGGATACTTGAGGAGGAGGGAAGCGGAATTGACGCTGTATCCCCCGGTGAGATCTACACATCACTGATGGCAGGCTTTGAACCTGAAAGAATCCTCTACACAGGTAACAATGTAACTGACAGCGAACTAAGGTTTGCAGTTGATGCTGGTGTGATGATCAACGTTGATTCAAGGTCACAGCTCAGGAGGCTGGCAGAGATAGCACCCGAGGGCCTCAGGATATCCTTCAGGGTCAACCCCCTTGTTGGGGCAGGTCACCATGAGCACTGCATCACAGGGGGAGAGATGAGCAAGTTCGGTATCATGGAGAGTGAAGCGGCTGAGGTCTACAGCCTTGCAGTGGACATGGGCTTTGAACCTGTGGGTATACACGCCCATATAGGTTCGGGTATCCTTGACCCCGAACCCTTCATGCTGGCGGTCGAATCCCTCATGGACATAGCCGGCAGGGTTTCCGAGGAGTCAGGGGTTGAATTTGATTTCATAGACTTTGGAGGAGGCCTGGGAATACCCTACAGGCCTGAAGAAGAACCCCTTGATATTGAGGAATTCGCCTCAAGGATAACAGGCCTCTTCAGGGAGAAACTCTCTGAGTACGGCCTTGGAAAGCCTGTTATGTGCCTGGAGCCTGGAAGATACATTGTTGGTGACGCATCATACCTCCTTACAAGGGTGAACACCGTGAAGGAGAGCTACAGGAGATTCGCGGGTGTTGATGCAGGGTTCAACACGCTCCTGAGGCCAGCCATGTATGGCTCCTACCACCACATACTCGTGGCTGACAGACCCCTCGATGAAGCAGTGGAGGAGATTGACATAGCAGGAAATGTATGCGAGTCAGGCGACCTCTTTGCAAGGGACAGGAAGCTCCCTGAAATCCATGAGGGTGATGTGCTTGCCGTTATGAACGCGGGTGCATATGCATTCTCAATGGCATCCCAGTACAATTCCCGTCCAAGACCAGCAGAGGTCCTTGTGAGGGACGGTGAGTCAGAGGTTGTAAGGGAGAGGGAGACCTTCGCGGACCTGCTTTCAAAGCAGACTGTTCCTCCAAGGCTCCTTAAGAGGTGA
- a CDS encoding NUDIX domain-containing protein: MKPFIAVTRALIVGEDGVLVVKRSDDSHTNPSLWELPGGKVRANETLDEALVREVHEETGLRIRPGHVVGAVEQAFPHKVSVNIIFTVDVLGGGVRISREHEDWCWYTSGPLRFSPWLEEFKKGCRSSSAPRARI, from the coding sequence ATGAAGCCATTCATTGCAGTTACAAGGGCCCTTATAGTAGGGGAAGATGGTGTTCTGGTGGTTAAAAGGTCGGATGATTCGCACACAAACCCTTCCCTCTGGGAACTCCCGGGTGGTAAGGTGAGGGCAAATGAGACCCTTGATGAAGCCCTTGTAAGGGAGGTTCATGAGGAGACGGGCCTCAGGATCAGGCCCGGGCACGTGGTGGGTGCTGTTGAACAGGCCTTCCCCCATAAGGTATCGGTGAACATCATATTCACCGTTGATGTCCTTGGGGGTGGGGTTAGAATAAGCCGTGAACACGAGGACTGGTGCTGGTACACCTCGGGTCCCCTCAGGTTTTCACCCTGGCTTGAGGAATTCAAAAAAGGATGCCGGAGCTCTTCAGCCCCTAGAGCCCGGATATAA
- a CDS encoding acetylornithine transaminase has product MDPDEIIELEKKFIMQTYTRQPLVLSHGKGATVWDVEGKSYIDCFAGVAVNNVGHAHPKVALAICHQAQRLIHSSNIYYTGEQVELARLLTAISPHDRVFFANSGAEANEGAIKLARKFTGKSEIITAENSFHGRTLATVTATGQKKYSEPFKPLPEGFKHVPYGDITAMADAIGDDTAAIMLEPVQGEGGVIVPPPGYLRDVQELARQNDVLFILDEVQTGFGRTGAMFASELFNLQPDITTVAKGMGGGYPIGAVLANEDVASAFKPGDHGSTFGGNPLGCAAATATIEVLMDEKLPERAAELGAYFMEKLRQTLGGHDAVREIRGLGLMIGIELNTGCAGVVDGAREMGLLVNCTAERVVRLVPPLVIKKEEIDAAVDILANVISGL; this is encoded by the coding sequence ATGGATCCCGATGAAATAATTGAACTTGAAAAGAAATTTATCATGCAGACATACACAAGGCAGCCACTGGTCCTTTCCCATGGCAAGGGGGCAACCGTATGGGACGTTGAGGGTAAATCATACATTGACTGCTTCGCCGGTGTTGCGGTCAACAATGTGGGACATGCACACCCCAAGGTGGCCCTTGCAATCTGCCACCAGGCACAGAGGCTCATCCACTCATCCAACATCTACTACACAGGGGAGCAGGTTGAACTTGCAAGGCTCCTCACAGCAATTTCACCACACGACAGGGTTTTCTTTGCAAACAGCGGGGCCGAGGCAAATGAGGGAGCCATAAAACTTGCAAGGAAATTCACAGGAAAATCTGAGATCATAACAGCAGAGAATTCATTCCATGGAAGGACACTTGCCACTGTAACAGCAACAGGACAGAAAAAATACAGTGAACCATTCAAACCACTCCCTGAAGGCTTCAAGCATGTCCCCTACGGGGACATAACCGCAATGGCAGATGCCATAGGAGATGACACAGCAGCCATAATGCTTGAACCGGTACAGGGTGAAGGAGGGGTCATAGTACCACCCCCAGGCTACCTGAGGGACGTCCAGGAACTTGCAAGGCAGAATGACGTGCTGTTCATCCTTGATGAGGTTCAGACAGGCTTTGGAAGGACCGGGGCAATGTTCGCCTCAGAACTCTTCAACCTGCAGCCTGACATCACAACCGTGGCCAAGGGGATGGGTGGAGGTTACCCTATAGGCGCGGTACTTGCAAATGAGGATGTGGCATCAGCCTTCAAACCAGGAGACCATGGTTCAACCTTCGGAGGAAACCCACTCGGCTGCGCAGCCGCAACCGCCACCATAGAGGTCCTGATGGATGAGAAACTCCCTGAAAGGGCTGCTGAACTGGGAGCGTACTTCATGGAGAAACTCAGACAGACCCTCGGGGGGCATGATGCTGTCAGGGAGATCCGGGGCCTCGGCCTCATGATCGGAATTGAACTCAACACCGGCTGCGCAGGGGTTGTAGATGGGGCGAGGGAGATGGGGCTCCTGGTTAACTGCACAGCAGAGAGGGTCGTACGCCTTGTCCCTCCACTGGTCATAAAGAAGGAAGAGATAGACGCCGCAGTTGACATACTTGCAAACGTTATATCCGGGCTCTAG
- a CDS encoding peptidylprolyl isomerase, whose translation MKRAVIETVKGEIELVLFDDEAPNTVSNFEKLANTGFYDGLTFHRVIPDFVIQGGCPFGDGTGGPGYTIKCEINPNRHVKGALSMAHAGRDTGGSQFFITLSPQPHLDGVHTVFGKVVEGMDVVESIEVGDRMLRVRVYDE comes from the coding sequence ATGAAAAGGGCAGTTATAGAAACTGTGAAGGGTGAAATTGAACTGGTACTCTTTGATGATGAAGCCCCAAATACCGTCAGTAACTTTGAGAAACTGGCCAACACGGGATTCTATGATGGTCTGACCTTCCACAGGGTCATACCTGACTTTGTGATCCAGGGGGGATGCCCCTTCGGAGATGGGACCGGCGGCCCCGGTTATACGATAAAGTGCGAGATAAACCCCAACAGGCATGTTAAGGGTGCCCTCTCAATGGCCCATGCGGGGAGGGATACCGGGGGCAGCCAGTTCTTCATAACACTATCACCCCAGCCACACCTCGACGGGGTCCACACGGTCTTCGGTAAGGTTGTTGAGGGTATGGATGTTGTTGAATCAATAGAAGTGGGGGACAGGATGCTGAGGGTCAGGGTTTATGATGAATAG
- a CDS encoding GAF domain-containing protein, whose amino-acid sequence MEDVKRKIESASSVYEAAEIVFDEIRRITGSEYCYVAYVDPENGDSVGIKFSHLTPYCDHYESIGEARFKLPKSGIYGGLLGYSLDTGESFFTNNPAGHPAAHGIPEGHEMVSQFLSVAVKDSDGILGQIVLGNPEENYTEKHLRLAEEIGKAYATVLRRFYGGEIPLR is encoded by the coding sequence ATGGAGGATGTTAAAAGGAAAATAGAATCTGCTTCATCTGTCTATGAGGCTGCCGAGATTGTTTTTGATGAAATAAGGAGGATAACCGGGAGTGAATACTGCTACGTGGCCTACGTGGATCCTGAAAACGGGGACAGTGTAGGGATAAAGTTCTCCCACCTCACACCCTACTGCGACCACTATGAGAGTATCGGCGAGGCAAGGTTTAAGCTCCCTAAAAGCGGAATCTACGGGGGCCTCCTGGGATACTCCCTTGATACCGGAGAATCCTTCTTCACAAACAACCCTGCAGGTCACCCGGCAGCCCACGGCATACCAGAGGGGCATGAAATGGTATCCCAGTTCCTATCTGTGGCTGTTAAGGACTCTGACGGGATACTTGGCCAGATAGTCCTTGGAAACCCTGAGGAGAACTATACCGAGAAGCACCTCAGACTTGCAGAGGAAATCGGCAAGGCCTATGCCACCGTTTTAAGAAGATTCTATGGGGGTGAGATACCCCTAAGGTAG
- a CDS encoding DNA glycosylase yields the protein MNIENVIELPAGEFDLEMTQKSGQTSQPPWHEVGGEFRELLMVRGRPCPVAVRQRGRVLEVRPYLRVNRNDLKKRIEYIFDLKFDLEDFYSFLDDMGLSESIESSRGLRLFLAKDPFECIISSIASQNCSVLRWTRSIMDIRRMWGPAFRVSSETFHGFPSPEVLAAVEEDSLEELQRAEDDLPEDFAFNNLRACGVGYRAPYIRETSRILAEEIDVNEVWGMDYHEALELLLELPGVGPKVADCILLYGFRKTEAFPVDVWVRRIMNYIYPERNFRDGELREFAWSRFGEMAGYVQLYLFNHARRSGLLEKLKGG from the coding sequence ATGAATATTGAAAACGTCATAGAACTCCCTGCAGGGGAATTTGACCTTGAAATGACCCAGAAGAGCGGTCAGACCTCACAGCCGCCATGGCATGAGGTGGGAGGGGAGTTCAGGGAGCTGTTAATGGTCAGGGGAAGGCCATGCCCGGTTGCGGTTAGACAGAGGGGGCGTGTCCTGGAGGTAAGACCGTACCTCAGGGTCAACAGGAATGACCTTAAAAAGAGGATAGAGTACATATTCGACCTTAAATTTGACCTTGAAGACTTTTACAGTTTTTTGGATGATATGGGTCTCTCAGAATCCATAGAATCTTCAAGGGGTCTGAGGCTCTTCCTTGCAAAGGACCCCTTTGAGTGCATCATATCATCCATAGCATCCCAGAACTGCTCAGTGCTCCGGTGGACACGATCCATAATGGACATAAGGCGGATGTGGGGCCCTGCTTTCAGGGTATCATCAGAGACCTTCCATGGTTTCCCATCCCCAGAAGTCCTTGCAGCCGTTGAGGAGGACTCCCTTGAGGAACTTCAGAGGGCCGAGGATGATCTCCCAGAGGACTTCGCCTTCAACAACCTCAGGGCCTGTGGCGTTGGCTACCGGGCACCCTACATCAGGGAAACATCAAGGATCCTTGCCGAGGAGATTGATGTGAATGAGGTGTGGGGTATGGATTACCATGAGGCCCTTGAACTCCTCCTGGAGCTGCCAGGAGTCGGCCCCAAGGTCGCTGACTGCATACTGCTCTATGGATTCAGGAAGACAGAGGCCTTCCCTGTTGATGTATGGGTGAGGAGGATAATGAATTACATCTACCCTGAGAGGAACTTCAGGGATGGTGAACTGAGGGAATTCGCATGGAGCAGGTTCGGTGAAATGGCAGGGTACGTGCAGCTTTACCTCTTCAACCATGCCAGAAGATCAGGCCTACTTGAAAAGCTTAAGGGGGGCTGA
- the hisF gene encoding imidazole glycerol phosphate synthase subunit HisF, whose translation MLAKRIIPCLDCDLQVPNGRVVKGVEFKQIRYAGDPVELATRYYEDGADEIVFLDITASHERRETMTHVIEATTENVFVPICVGGGIRKPEDYVKMLKAGADKCSTNTAAIKNPDLINEASELVGSQACVVAIDAKRRYIDSPRESDERFIIEVDDGYCWYECSIYGGREFTGIDAINWAMECQERGAGEILLTSMDRDGTKEGYDIPLTRTMSQNLDIPVIASGGVGRPEHIYEAFTDGMADAALAASIFHFNEYPVPVVKEYLRSMGVPVRI comes from the coding sequence ATGCTTGCAAAGAGAATAATACCATGCCTTGACTGTGACCTCCAGGTGCCCAATGGGAGGGTGGTCAAGGGTGTTGAGTTCAAACAGATAAGGTACGCCGGGGACCCTGTTGAACTTGCAACCCGCTACTATGAGGATGGCGCCGATGAGATAGTCTTCCTTGACATAACAGCCTCCCATGAGAGGAGGGAGACCATGACCCATGTGATAGAGGCCACAACAGAGAACGTCTTCGTACCCATATGTGTCGGTGGAGGTATAAGGAAACCCGAGGACTATGTGAAGATGCTGAAGGCAGGCGCGGATAAGTGTTCAACCAACACAGCAGCCATCAAAAACCCGGACCTCATAAACGAGGCATCAGAACTCGTGGGATCACAGGCATGCGTGGTTGCAATAGACGCCAAGAGGAGGTACATTGACAGTCCACGGGAATCGGATGAAAGATTCATCATCGAGGTTGATGATGGATACTGCTGGTATGAGTGCAGCATATACGGGGGCAGGGAATTCACAGGGATAGACGCCATAAACTGGGCCATGGAGTGCCAGGAGAGGGGTGCCGGTGAGATCCTCCTCACATCCATGGACCGTGACGGTACAAAGGAGGGATACGATATTCCCCTCACAAGGACCATGAGCCAGAACCTTGACATACCTGTAATCGCATCTGGTGGAGTTGGAAGACCCGAACACATCTATGAGGCATTCACGGATGGAATGGCAGACGCCGCCCTTGCAGCCAGCATATTCCACTTCAACGAGTACCCTGTGCCGGTCGTGAAGGAGTACCTCAGGTCAATGGGGGTTCCAGTTCGCATATGA
- a CDS encoding cupin domain-containing protein, with amino-acid sequence MDGTLICEFLHPHREDLEMGFSVAHAALKPGESSLPHRLRKSVEVYYILEGGGEMHIGDESRKVKPGDIIYIPASSTQYIRNTGESDLSFLCMVSPPWRQEDEELQVQDQ; translated from the coding sequence ATGGATGGCACCTTAATCTGTGAATTCTTACATCCCCACAGGGAGGACCTTGAAATGGGTTTCAGCGTGGCCCATGCGGCACTCAAACCAGGGGAGTCCTCACTACCCCACAGGTTAAGGAAATCCGTTGAGGTCTACTACATCCTCGAGGGTGGGGGTGAAATGCATATCGGGGATGAGTCCAGGAAGGTTAAGCCCGGGGACATCATATACATACCGGCATCCTCCACCCAGTATATAAGGAACACCGGGGAATCCGATCTGAGCTTCCTCTGCATGGTCTCTCCACCATGGCGCCAGGAAGATGAGGAACTCCAGGTCCAGGATCAATGA
- a CDS encoding FmdE family protein produces the protein MDYDEIIAFHGHSCPGTALGYMVGKIVAERFGRSEDEEIVAIVENDSCSVDAVQCMTGCTFGKGNLIFRDHGKHVYTFFNRKSGDGIRIALKKPLDQLMKESGVTERSEMTERILEMDPYELFDVRDVSEKLPDEARIYGSVICAECGEPVSEHRARVRNGRIVCIPCFNR, from the coding sequence ATGGATTATGATGAAATCATCGCATTCCATGGCCATTCATGTCCCGGGACGGCCCTCGGATACATGGTGGGCAAGATCGTGGCTGAAAGGTTCGGAAGGTCAGAGGATGAGGAGATAGTTGCCATAGTCGAGAATGACAGCTGCAGCGTGGACGCTGTCCAGTGCATGACAGGGTGCACCTTTGGTAAGGGTAACCTCATATTCAGGGACCATGGCAAACACGTTTACACATTCTTCAACAGAAAAAGTGGTGATGGGATACGGATAGCACTTAAAAAACCCCTTGATCAGCTCATGAAGGAATCCGGGGTTACTGAGAGATCCGAGATGACAGAAAGGATACTTGAGATGGACCCCTATGAACTCTTTGATGTCAGGGATGTTTCAGAGAAGCTGCCTGATGAGGCAAGGATCTATGGATCGGTCATATGCGCCGAGTGCGGTGAACCGGTTTCAGAGCACCGTGCAAGGGTCAGGAACGGCAGGATAGTCTGCATACCATGCTTCAACAGATAA
- a CDS encoding helicase C-terminal domain-containing protein, translating to MENPLFCPDCGMMRDSCTCRGRGRLSIFRKLMGGSEEEMETRKGIGETLRDDIRKRHPHIPSEIIENFPFPQPRPGQLDIINDIYQALEDGYRYVVLEAGTGTGKSAIACTLAGIYQPAYILTMTKQLQDQYAREFGFPVVKGRGNFLCKNEDLESSCDMGTCQTVSSSDSFHCPYGVVRGETLLGEEAFQDSYGNRIYFKGPEHCNYWEQKAEAINSPITLMNYDYAFLELNYVGHFDRRNLMILDEAHNIEDKLMKRLEVTLSNRRLSKDIKKKIPPSMLKEDDPSEWVLQVEAIMDHYSDLELDSMPRRKRDRIKRTIKRLSELKMSLEDEPKNWVVDSDDDSVSFKPLRVHKYAPERLFSYSESCLFMSATILNERLFCQWLGIDPREAYFVKVDSPFPASRRPIELKIAGKMSRNRIKQTAPETIPILNRILERHRNDKGLIHTHNYRCQRFIMENIHNRRLIDHRASNREAVLRYFEETPEPLVLVSPSMSEGVDLPYDKCRFQVIYKIPFPYLGDRQVNLRQRTDQRWYAYKTIMTLMQAYGRGMRAHDDSCYTYILDGNIEMIFRSPLYRSLLPEFFKEAIVNE from the coding sequence ATGGAGAATCCACTTTTCTGCCCGGACTGCGGGATGATGAGGGACAGCTGCACATGCAGGGGCAGGGGACGCCTCTCAATATTCAGGAAATTAATGGGAGGCAGTGAAGAAGAAATGGAAACCCGGAAGGGAATCGGGGAGACCCTCAGGGATGACATCAGGAAGAGACACCCCCACATACCCTCAGAGATCATTGAGAACTTTCCATTCCCACAGCCAAGGCCAGGGCAGCTTGATATCATAAATGACATCTACCAGGCCCTTGAGGACGGCTACAGATACGTGGTCCTTGAGGCCGGGACAGGGACAGGGAAATCAGCCATAGCATGCACCCTTGCAGGGATATACCAGCCAGCCTACATCCTGACAATGACGAAACAGCTCCAGGACCAGTACGCAAGGGAGTTCGGCTTCCCTGTTGTTAAGGGCCGCGGAAACTTCCTCTGCAAGAACGAGGACCTTGAATCATCCTGTGATATGGGGACATGCCAGACTGTAAGCTCATCAGACAGCTTCCACTGTCCCTACGGTGTTGTGAGGGGAGAAACACTCCTTGGTGAGGAGGCATTCCAGGATTCCTATGGGAACAGGATCTACTTCAAGGGACCGGAACACTGCAACTACTGGGAACAGAAGGCTGAAGCCATAAACAGCCCCATAACACTGATGAACTATGACTACGCCTTCCTTGAGCTCAACTACGTCGGCCACTTTGACAGGAGAAACCTCATGATACTGGACGAGGCCCATAACATTGAGGACAAACTCATGAAGAGGCTGGAGGTAACACTGTCAAACAGGAGGCTCAGCAAGGACATCAAAAAGAAGATCCCCCCATCAATGCTGAAGGAGGATGACCCTTCAGAGTGGGTGCTCCAGGTTGAAGCCATAATGGACCACTACAGCGACCTTGAACTGGACTCCATGCCAAGGAGGAAGAGGGACAGGATAAAGAGGACCATAAAGAGGCTCTCAGAACTCAAGATGAGCCTTGAAGATGAACCTAAAAACTGGGTTGTTGATTCAGATGATGATTCAGTTTCATTCAAACCCCTGAGGGTCCACAAGTACGCCCCTGAAAGGCTCTTCTCCTACTCTGAATCATGCCTCTTCATGAGCGCCACAATACTCAACGAGAGGCTCTTCTGCCAGTGGCTCGGGATAGACCCAAGGGAAGCATACTTTGTGAAGGTTGACAGCCCATTCCCCGCCTCAAGGAGGCCCATAGAGCTCAAGATCGCCGGGAAGATGTCCCGTAACAGGATAAAACAGACTGCACCGGAGACCATACCCATACTGAACAGGATCCTTGAAAGGCACAGGAATGATAAGGGCCTCATACATACACACAACTACCGCTGCCAGAGGTTCATAATGGAGAACATCCATAACAGGAGGCTGATTGACCACAGGGCATCCAACAGGGAGGCGGTCCTCAGGTACTTTGAGGAGACCCCCGAGCCCCTGGTACTTGTGAGCCCATCCATGAGTGAGGGTGTTGACCTCCCCTATGACAAGTGCCGCTTCCAGGTAATCTACAAGATCCCATTCCCCTACCTTGGGGATAGGCAGGTTAACCTGAGGCAGAGGACGGATCAGAGGTGGTACGCCTACAAGACCATCATGACCCTCATGCAGGCATACGGGCGTGGAATGAGGGCCCATGACGACTCATGCTACACCTACATCCTTGATGGCAATATTGAGATGATATTCAGAAGCCCCCTCTACAGGTCTCTTTTACCCGAGTTCTTCAAGGAAGCAATAGTTAATGAGTAG
- the cobI gene encoding precorrin-2 C(20)-methyltransferase yields MSGRLIGVGVGPGDSELLTLKAVRILKSVPVVCAPRSSSERESIALSIVREVLDERKDEYRVIDPVFPMTDDRDELERHWDEAADLVSAELGAGRDVAFITLGDPSIYSTFSYLQRRITERGFETLMVPGVTSFTACAASAGTALVEGDEILVVVPRIDERFERIVEDVDACVIMKTSRHGVKVREVMDSDPRSKDVVSVANCGMDDEVIERGFISGGRYLATTLVRFRGQ; encoded by the coding sequence ATGAGTGGAAGGCTTATAGGTGTGGGTGTTGGTCCAGGGGACAGTGAACTTTTAACCCTTAAGGCCGTCAGGATCCTTAAATCTGTGCCCGTGGTCTGCGCGCCCCGTTCATCATCCGAGAGGGAGAGCATAGCACTCTCCATTGTGAGGGAAGTCCTTGATGAGAGGAAGGATGAGTACAGGGTTATTGACCCTGTTTTCCCCATGACCGATGATCGGGATGAGCTTGAAAGGCACTGGGACGAGGCCGCTGACCTTGTATCCGCGGAGCTTGGCGCAGGGAGGGATGTTGCATTCATAACCCTTGGCGACCCATCAATTTACAGTACCTTCAGTTATCTGCAGAGGAGAATAACTGAGAGGGGATTCGAAACCCTTATGGTCCCAGGGGTTACATCCTTCACTGCATGCGCTGCGAGTGCAGGGACAGCCCTCGTTGAGGGCGATGAGATCCTTGTGGTGGTCCCCAGGATAGATGAAAGGTTTGAGAGGATAGTTGAAGACGTGGATGCATGTGTTATCATGAAGACCTCCCGTCACGGCGTTAAGGTAAGGGAGGTCATGGATTCTGACCCCAGGAGCAAGGATGTTGTATCGGTGGCTAACTGCGGCATGGATGATGAGGTGATTGAGAGGGGCTTCATCTCTGGAGGCCGGTACCTTGCAACCACCCTTGTGAGGTTCAGGGGCCAGTGA
- a CDS encoding V4R domain-containing protein translates to MAGKRQFTIFSTREGIDVIESPVKSIILSELRKGQRDFQEIVKLTGKSKSTVSKHLTDLRRAGLILERTDPRDRRKKVFKLNSRYLGKLTRKPPGDLDEEKTEFLAEHLTSRGDPFEFFRLMFHVLRVELIKEGINLDPILHETGLRIGEVIYPMIEADEPGELLDNLKRFWEINHLGRLEVEGTDPPVLRAYDCFECGLLPDIGESACALDSGIIEAVFRRYFNSDVIVDETECYARGDERCSFRIVRKD, encoded by the coding sequence ATGGCAGGAAAGAGGCAGTTCACAATATTCTCGACCAGGGAAGGTATCGATGTAATTGAAAGTCCGGTTAAATCCATCATACTCTCAGAGCTCAGGAAGGGCCAGCGGGACTTCCAGGAGATAGTTAAACTTACAGGAAAATCAAAGTCAACGGTCTCAAAGCACCTCACAGACCTCAGGAGGGCGGGGCTCATCCTTGAAAGAACCGACCCCAGGGACAGGAGAAAAAAGGTATTCAAACTCAACTCAAGGTACCTGGGCAAACTAACAAGAAAACCCCCGGGAGACCTGGATGAGGAGAAAACAGAGTTCCTTGCAGAACACCTCACATCAAGGGGGGACCCCTTCGAATTCTTCAGGCTGATGTTCCATGTCCTGCGGGTTGAACTCATAAAGGAGGGTATAAACCTGGACCCCATCCTCCATGAAACAGGCCTGAGGATCGGTGAGGTCATATACCCCATGATAGAAGCGGATGAACCTGGAGAACTCCTTGATAACCTTAAAAGGTTCTGGGAGATCAACCACCTCGGAAGACTGGAGGTTGAAGGAACAGACCCCCCCGTACTGAGGGCGTACGACTGCTTTGAATGCGGCCTCCTCCCGGATATCGGTGAATCCGCATGCGCCCTTGACTCTGGCATAATAGAAGCCGTATTCAGGAGGTACTTCAATTCAGATGTAATTGTTGATGAAACAGAGTGCTATGCACGTGGAGATGAGAGATGCTCATTCAGGATAGTGAGGAAGGACTAA